The following DNA comes from Candidatus Neomarinimicrobiota bacterium.
AGGGTCATGACTAGTTTAGCGTTTTATTTCGAAAGTTTTCGAGTAATATTTGGTAGATATTTTCATGCCTGTAATTGAACCTAAACTCACTTTCTTTCAAATGAAAATAGAACGCATTTTTATGGATTCCACGATATTTAGAAAGCCTGGTTTTCGCGTACCCCCAAAAGCTCTCAATCCCATTAATA
Coding sequences within:
- a CDS encoding IS1595 family transposase, which codes for INGIESFWGYAKTRLSKYRGIHKNAFYFHLKESEFRFNYRHENIYQILLENFRNKTLN